Proteins found in one Allorhizobium pseudoryzae genomic segment:
- a CDS encoding type II toxin-antitoxin system RelE/ParE family toxin, whose amino-acid sequence MRVILSRNAAAYIRRECAYLEEFNPRAARRVAEQFQKAIRLLAQYPEIGEPLSLPGRRRFVSGVYVIDYVREKSRLVISHIRHGKQAEPDLAKDAEIQGQA is encoded by the coding sequence ATGCGTGTCATCCTCTCCCGCAACGCCGCCGCCTATATCCGGCGCGAATGTGCCTATCTTGAAGAGTTTAATCCCCGCGCCGCGCGGCGCGTGGCCGAACAGTTCCAGAAAGCCATCAGGCTGCTGGCGCAATATCCAGAGATCGGCGAGCCGCTGTCCTTACCCGGACGCCGCCGTTTCGTATCCGGTGTTTATGTGATCGACTACGTCCGGGAAAAATCCCGGCTGGTGATTTCTCACATCCGACATGGCAAGCAGGCGGAGCCCGACCTTGCCAAGGATGCCGAGATTCAAGGCCAGGCGTAA
- a CDS encoding ISAs1 family transposase codes for MEGFASLFGSVPDPRAANVRYPLNSVLFIGLAAVLCGAESCQDMADFGLSKHKLLKTVMPLPYGIPSHDVFSNVFRHLDPVAFEEVFARFAAAFAQSISGVIAIDGKAVRGAYKRGDKATPLHLVNIWAADNRMVIGQQLAPNRNEVKGVLDALACLSLEGCMVTADALHCRADTAKAILATGADYALALKSNQPGLLKQAGHLMEAADDPDRAETTDPRLHDRTETRRASIVEADGMDFPGIKAVARLESIRIEPDGRQTSHIRHFLLSRQVSATAFLKIARAHWTIENQLHWVLDVAFCEDAARNRKDHGPQNLSTLRKLALNLIRQHPDKASIRRKIKKAGWDDDFLISMIAHMR; via the coding sequence ATGGAAGGCTTTGCTTCGCTTTTTGGTTCGGTTCCAGACCCGCGGGCCGCCAATGTGCGTTACCCTTTGAACTCGGTCTTGTTCATCGGTCTGGCGGCGGTGCTGTGTGGCGCCGAGAGTTGTCAGGATATGGCCGACTTTGGCCTGTCCAAGCACAAGCTGCTCAAGACCGTCATGCCGCTGCCGTACGGGATTCCGAGCCATGATGTTTTCTCGAATGTTTTCAGGCACCTGGATCCGGTTGCCTTCGAGGAGGTGTTCGCCAGGTTCGCAGCCGCCTTCGCCCAGTCGATCTCCGGCGTCATCGCCATCGACGGCAAGGCGGTGCGCGGCGCCTACAAGCGCGGCGACAAGGCGACGCCGCTGCATCTGGTCAATATCTGGGCCGCCGACAACCGCATGGTCATCGGCCAGCAGCTTGCGCCAAACCGCAACGAGGTCAAGGGCGTGCTCGACGCGCTCGCCTGCCTGTCGCTTGAGGGCTGCATGGTCACCGCCGACGCGCTGCATTGCCGCGCCGACACGGCCAAAGCGATCCTGGCGACCGGTGCCGATTATGCGCTGGCGCTGAAGAGCAACCAGCCGGGACTGCTCAAGCAGGCCGGACATCTCATGGAGGCGGCTGACGATCCCGACCGTGCCGAAACCACGGATCCCAGGCTGCATGACCGGACCGAAACCCGCCGTGCAAGCATCGTCGAGGCGGACGGCATGGACTTCCCCGGCATCAAGGCGGTGGCCCGGCTGGAAAGCATCAGGATCGAGCCGGATGGCCGGCAAACCAGTCATATCCGGCACTTCCTGCTCTCCAGGCAGGTCTCCGCCACAGCCTTCCTGAAGATCGCCAGGGCGCACTGGACGATCGAGAACCAACTGCATTGGGTTCTCGATGTGGCCTTCTGCGAGGATGCGGCACGAAACCGCAAGGACCATGGGCCGCAAAACCTCTCGACACTCAGAAAACTCGCCCTCAACCTGATCCGCCAGCATCCCGACAAGGCATCCATAAGGCGCAAGATCAAGAAGGCCGGATGGGACGATGACTTCCTCATCTCCATGATCGCTCATATGCGATAG
- a CDS encoding DUF6107 family protein yields MAELGHEGGLLAAKAIGSVAGAWVSLVYLMPKSMREAASRFMTGVSCGVMFGAPAGLWLTERLGLAGQLSPIETTLSGAAAASLSAWWVLGALVRVANRYGVKTDPP; encoded by the coding sequence ATGGCAGAGCTTGGCCATGAAGGCGGTCTGTTGGCCGCAAAGGCGATCGGCTCGGTGGCCGGCGCCTGGGTATCGCTCGTCTACCTGATGCCGAAAAGCATGCGCGAGGCGGCAAGCCGGTTCATGACGGGCGTCTCCTGTGGCGTGATGTTCGGCGCACCGGCGGGGCTTTGGCTTACCGAGCGGCTGGGTCTTGCCGGCCAACTCTCGCCGATCGAGACGACGCTTTCAGGGGCCGCCGCCGCCAGCCTGTCGGCTTGGTGGGTGCTGGGCGCCCTGGTGCGGGTTGCCAACCGCTACGGCGTGAAGACCGACCCGCCGTAA
- a CDS encoding head-tail connector protein codes for MTYAVIEQPGAEPLTLAQVKAHLRVEHAEEDDLLAGLVSVARQFLETETGVCLMRQRLRLYLDRWPKDGVIPLLRGPVQSLDAVTVYEVDGSPVSVPVADHLLDGDSRPARLWLKNPPAPGQAINGIEIDLTVGFGEAGADVPGPLIRALLIHVAQMYAVRGTFSLDQQPAAVPDGYERLIAGYRMRRL; via the coding sequence ATGACCTATGCCGTGATCGAGCAGCCGGGCGCGGAGCCGCTGACGCTTGCCCAAGTGAAGGCGCATCTTCGGGTGGAGCATGCGGAGGAGGATGATCTGCTGGCCGGCCTCGTCAGCGTGGCCCGGCAGTTCCTGGAGACGGAGACGGGGGTGTGCCTGATGCGGCAACGCCTGCGGCTGTATCTCGACCGCTGGCCAAAGGACGGCGTGATTCCGCTTCTGAGAGGACCTGTGCAAAGCCTTGATGCGGTGACGGTTTACGAGGTGGACGGTTCCCCGGTCTCCGTTCCGGTTGCCGATCATCTGCTCGATGGCGACAGCCGGCCGGCGCGGCTGTGGCTTAAAAATCCGCCGGCACCCGGACAGGCGATCAACGGCATCGAGATCGATCTGACGGTCGGTTTTGGCGAGGCGGGCGCCGATGTGCCGGGGCCGCTGATCCGCGCCCTGCTGATCCATGTCGCCCAGATGTATGCCGTGCGGGGGACGTTTTCGCTCGATCAGCAGCCGGCCGCGGTGCCGGACGGTTACGAGCGGCTGATCGCCGGCTATCGGATGCGGAGGCTCTAG
- a CDS encoding phage head closure protein, which translates to MERVTFDVGAMTARLVREVPVDTPDGQGGAVRGWVEAGRLWACIEPVSQRAETMAAGAERVTVTHRIWISAFAAPAAGERLVKGARLFAIKAVRDPDETGRFLVCDCEEAAR; encoded by the coding sequence ATGGAGCGGGTGACTTTTGACGTCGGCGCGATGACCGCACGGCTGGTGCGCGAGGTGCCGGTGGACACGCCGGACGGCCAGGGCGGCGCCGTGCGCGGCTGGGTCGAGGCGGGGCGGTTGTGGGCGTGCATCGAGCCCGTTTCGCAGCGCGCCGAGACGATGGCCGCCGGTGCCGAACGGGTGACGGTGACGCATCGGATCTGGATCTCTGCCTTCGCCGCACCGGCGGCGGGCGAGCGGCTGGTGAAGGGGGCGCGCCTGTTTGCCATCAAGGCGGTGCGCGATCCGGACGAGACGGGCCGGTTTCTGGTCTGCGATTGCGAGGAGGCGGCCCGATGA
- a CDS encoding CopG family ribbon-helix-helix protein produces MADASDKPVLSDPITLRIPADILDEVEQIAKATERSRSWVIVRALKYYLMAEGNDILQILKGEEQVRNGEFVDAEDFFAELLGDSRPDAA; encoded by the coding sequence ATGGCAGACGCATCCGACAAGCCGGTCCTGTCCGATCCTATCACCTTGCGCATCCCAGCGGATATCCTGGACGAGGTGGAACAGATTGCCAAGGCGACCGAGCGCAGCCGCAGCTGGGTGATCGTGCGGGCGCTGAAATATTACCTGATGGCCGAGGGCAACGACATCCTGCAGATCCTCAAGGGCGAGGAGCAGGTGCGCAACGGCGAGTTCGTGGATGCCGAGGACTTCTTTGCGGAACTTCTCGGTGACAGCAGACCCGATGCTGCGTGA
- a CDS encoding phage major capsid protein — protein MTTATMTSAPEVKAVPDTVTAAFEDFMQAFEAFKEVNDQRLVEIEQKLSADVVTRDKMERINRTLDEQKAALDQLVLKKQRPALGGRAEAGPEATEHKAAFDAYIRRGDEAGLRALEAKAMSAGSGSDGGYLVPDETDSEIGRRVSVISPMRALSTVRTVSGAVLKKPFSTAGLATGWVSETAARPQTNTPVLSELTFPTMELYAMPAATQALLDDAAVDIEAWLASEVDIVFAEQEGDAFIRGDGVNKPKGFLTYPTVADDSWSWGNLGTIATGAAGTFASTNPSDVLVNAIYALKAGHRQAASFMMNRKTQGEIRKFKDADGNYLWRPPQTAGQPATLMGYPLAEAEEMPDIAVNALSIAIGDFRAGYLVVDRAGVRILRDPYSAKPYVLFYTTKRVGGGVQNFEAIKLVKFAAS, from the coding sequence ATGACGACTGCGACGATGACCAGCGCTCCGGAAGTGAAGGCCGTGCCGGACACGGTGACGGCGGCGTTTGAGGATTTCATGCAGGCCTTCGAGGCCTTCAAGGAGGTGAACGACCAGCGGCTCGTTGAGATCGAGCAGAAACTCTCCGCCGATGTGGTGACGCGCGACAAGATGGAGCGCATCAACCGTACGCTCGACGAACAGAAGGCGGCGCTGGACCAGCTGGTGCTGAAGAAGCAGCGCCCGGCGCTCGGTGGCCGGGCCGAGGCGGGGCCGGAGGCCACCGAACACAAGGCGGCCTTCGATGCCTATATCCGCCGCGGCGACGAGGCGGGCCTTCGGGCGCTGGAAGCGAAGGCGATGAGCGCCGGTTCGGGCAGTGATGGCGGTTACCTGGTGCCGGACGAGACCGACAGCGAGATCGGCCGGCGTGTCTCGGTGATCTCGCCGATGCGGGCGCTCTCCACCGTGCGCACCGTTTCCGGTGCCGTGCTGAAGAAGCCGTTTTCCACCGCCGGGCTTGCCACCGGCTGGGTGTCGGAAACGGCGGCGCGGCCGCAGACCAATACGCCGGTGCTCTCGGAACTTACCTTTCCGACCATGGAACTCTACGCCATGCCGGCGGCGACCCAGGCGCTGCTCGACGATGCGGCGGTCGATATCGAGGCCTGGCTGGCGAGTGAGGTGGATATCGTCTTTGCCGAACAGGAAGGCGATGCCTTCATCCGCGGCGACGGCGTCAACAAGCCGAAGGGGTTCCTGACCTATCCGACGGTCGCCGACGACAGCTGGAGCTGGGGCAATCTCGGCACGATTGCCACGGGTGCTGCCGGTACTTTCGCCAGCACCAACCCTTCCGACGTGCTGGTGAATGCAATTTATGCGCTGAAGGCCGGCCACCGGCAGGCGGCGAGCTTCATGATGAACCGCAAGACGCAAGGCGAGATCCGCAAGTTCAAGGATGCCGACGGCAATTATCTCTGGCGTCCGCCGCAGACGGCGGGCCAGCCGGCAACCCTGATGGGCTATCCGCTGGCCGAGGCCGAGGAAATGCCAGACATCGCCGTCAATGCGCTGTCGATCGCCATCGGCGATTTCCGCGCCGGCTATCTGGTGGTCGACCGCGCCGGCGTGCGCATCCTGCGCGATCCCTATTCGGCCAAGCCTTACGTGCTGTTCTACACGACCAAGCGTGTTGGCGGCGGGGTGCAGAATTTCGAGGCGATCAAGCTGGTGAAGTTTGCGGCAAGCTGA
- a CDS encoding HK97 family phage prohead protease: MHVYRGPRPTLRKFASLTLSDLGGDGRFAGYASVFGEVDLGKDVIERGAFRTSLIERGAGGVRMLYQHDPNEPIGAWTLIREDDRGLYVEGLLSGGVARAREVFALMKSGALDGLSIGFRTVKARADSRLGVRRILEADLWEISVVTFPMLPSARVSNVKHARFFRDRETELVRSMRRAAKTLFATSFKG; the protein is encoded by the coding sequence ATGCACGTTTATCGCGGGCCGCGCCCGACCTTGCGCAAGTTTGCGAGCCTGACCCTGTCGGATCTCGGCGGTGACGGGCGGTTTGCCGGTTATGCCAGCGTGTTTGGAGAGGTGGATCTCGGCAAGGACGTGATCGAGCGCGGCGCCTTCCGGACCTCGCTCATCGAACGCGGCGCCGGCGGCGTGCGCATGCTCTACCAGCACGATCCGAACGAGCCGATCGGCGCCTGGACGCTGATCCGCGAGGATGACCGCGGGCTTTATGTCGAGGGCCTCCTGTCCGGCGGCGTGGCGCGGGCCCGCGAGGTGTTTGCGCTGATGAAAAGCGGCGCACTCGACGGGCTCTCGATCGGCTTTCGCACGGTCAAGGCGCGGGCCGATTCTCGCCTCGGCGTGCGGCGCATTTTGGAGGCGGATCTCTGGGAAATTTCCGTGGTGACCTTTCCGATGCTGCCCTCGGCGAGAGTCTCCAACGTCAAACATGCGCGGTTCTTCCGCGACCGGGAAACCGAACTCGTCCGCAGCATGCGGCGGGCGGCGAAGACGCTTTTTGCAACCAGCTTCAAGGGATGA
- a CDS encoding phage portal protein, whose amino-acid sequence MVTGFRWPFGRKAAAAPPEHKAGGVAAAFSVIAGEGGAQWSGRSYFALSRSGFMQNPVAHRALRMVAEASASVPWLAYQGEREVAGHPLLSLLARPNPRQSGPDFFETLYGHLLLSGNAYLEGLAIGGRLRELHLLRPDRVSVVAGADGWPLAYDYRVGKTHRRLAAAGEADEFGLLHLKLFHPLDDHSGFSPLAAAGAALDLANTAARWNKALLDNSARPSGALVYQPKEGGNLTPDQYERLRAELEQGYAGAVNAGRPLLLEGGLDWKAMGLSPKDMDFIEARHAVQRDIALALGVPPMLIGIPGDNTYANYQEANRAFYRLTVVPLLTRTAASLSAWYGEATGEALRLEPDLDRLPGLSAERDALWERIGRADFLSDDEKRQAVGYGG is encoded by the coding sequence ATGGTGACGGGATTTCGCTGGCCGTTTGGCCGCAAGGCGGCCGCAGCGCCGCCGGAGCACAAAGCGGGCGGTGTGGCCGCTGCCTTTTCCGTGATCGCCGGCGAGGGTGGCGCTCAATGGAGCGGGCGTTCCTATTTTGCGCTTTCCCGATCCGGGTTCATGCAGAACCCGGTGGCGCACCGGGCGCTGCGCATGGTGGCGGAGGCGAGCGCCTCGGTGCCGTGGCTTGCCTATCAGGGCGAGCGCGAGGTGGCCGGCCATCCGCTGCTCTCGTTGCTGGCACGCCCCAACCCGCGCCAGAGCGGGCCGGATTTCTTCGAGACGCTGTATGGCCATCTGCTGTTGTCCGGCAATGCGTATCTCGAAGGACTGGCGATCGGCGGGCGCCTGCGCGAACTGCATCTGTTGCGGCCGGACCGGGTGAGCGTGGTGGCGGGCGCCGATGGCTGGCCGCTCGCCTATGACTACCGGGTGGGTAAAACCCATCGCAGGCTGGCCGCGGCGGGGGAGGCTGACGAATTCGGCCTGCTGCACCTCAAACTGTTTCACCCGCTGGACGACCATTCGGGGTTTTCGCCGCTGGCTGCGGCCGGTGCAGCCCTCGACCTTGCCAATACGGCGGCACGCTGGAACAAGGCGCTGCTCGACAATTCGGCACGACCTTCCGGCGCGCTCGTCTACCAGCCGAAAGAGGGGGGCAATCTGACGCCCGACCAGTATGAACGGCTGCGGGCCGAGCTGGAACAGGGCTATGCCGGCGCGGTGAATGCCGGCCGGCCGCTGCTTCTGGAAGGCGGGCTCGATTGGAAGGCGATGGGGCTGTCGCCGAAGGACATGGATTTCATCGAGGCGCGCCATGCCGTCCAGCGCGACATTGCGCTTGCGCTCGGCGTGCCGCCGATGCTGATCGGCATTCCGGGCGACAATACCTATGCCAATTACCAGGAGGCGAACCGCGCTTTCTATCGGCTGACCGTGGTGCCGCTTCTGACCCGCACGGCGGCCAGCCTTTCGGCCTGGTATGGCGAGGCAACGGGCGAGGCGCTCAGGCTGGAGCCCGATCTCGACCGCCTGCCGGGTTTGAGCGCCGAGCGCGACGCGCTGTGGGAGCGCATCGGGCGGGCCGATTTCCTGAGCGATGACGAAAAGCGCCAGGCGGTGGGCTATGGGGGGTGA
- a CDS encoding DNA-packaging protein codes for MKSIRTLWQDFDDAKSAPKVLLQDLQASVAGAGPRPTAGERGAAHGMAPDFSDRTGQTAGRDAGSLPSVGGDVAPDRAKDGVARPTASLTDEMRAALQRHALDWPAPVVLHAPGLCRSWTVAGRDEQKAPEGDWRTWLLMGGRGSGKTRAGAEWVQGLANAPFARGLRIALVAETLGDAREVMIDGVSGLCRIGGRLGPEVEISRRRLVWRSGAVAQIFSSEDPESLRGPQFHYAWCDELAKWKHAEETFDMLQFGLRLGEDPRQLVTTTPRPVPLLKRLIADPGTALVRMATRSNAKNMAPGFIAALEQRYGGTRLGRQELDGELIEDRADGLWKRAELEAIVIRFAGVLRRIVVAVDPPAGQGEASCCGIVVAGLEASGRAVVLADCSVEGKSPAGWAGEVVKTYRRFAADRVVAEVNQGGEMVAAVLKGIDETLPITTVRATRGKFLRAEPVAALYEQGRVAHAGRFAALEDQMCDFGPDGLSSGRSPDRLDALVWALTALLLEGHGEPRVRGL; via the coding sequence CAGGCATCGGTGGCGGGAGCCGGACCGAGGCCGACGGCAGGGGAACGGGGTGCCGCGCACGGTATGGCGCCGGACTTCTCCGATAGGACCGGCCAAACCGCGGGGCGTGATGCCGGATCGCTGCCTTCTGTTGGCGGGGATGTGGCGCCGGACCGAGCGAAAGACGGGGTGGCCCGCCCGACCGCGTCCCTGACGGACGAGATGCGGGCAGCCTTGCAGAGGCATGCTCTCGATTGGCCGGCGCCGGTGGTTCTGCATGCCCCAGGTCTTTGTCGCAGTTGGACAGTGGCGGGACGCGATGAACAGAAGGCGCCTGAAGGCGACTGGCGCACCTGGCTTCTGATGGGCGGCCGCGGTTCCGGCAAGACCCGCGCCGGGGCGGAATGGGTGCAGGGGCTGGCGAACGCGCCGTTCGCCAGGGGGCTGCGCATCGCGTTGGTGGCCGAGACGCTGGGCGATGCCCGCGAGGTGATGATCGACGGGGTCTCCGGGCTTTGCCGCATCGGCGGGCGTCTGGGGCCGGAGGTGGAGATTTCCCGTCGCAGGCTCGTCTGGCGAAGCGGCGCGGTGGCGCAGATCTTTTCCTCCGAAGATCCGGAAAGCCTGCGCGGGCCGCAATTTCATTATGCCTGGTGCGATGAACTGGCCAAATGGAAACATGCCGAGGAAACGTTTGACATGCTGCAGTTCGGTTTGCGGCTGGGCGAAGATCCGCGCCAGCTGGTGACGACGACGCCGCGCCCGGTGCCGCTTCTCAAACGGCTGATTGCCGATCCGGGAACGGCGCTGGTGCGCATGGCGACCCGCAGCAATGCCAAGAACATGGCGCCGGGTTTTATTGCGGCGCTGGAACAGAGATATGGCGGGACCCGGCTGGGGCGTCAGGAACTGGACGGAGAACTGATCGAGGACCGCGCCGACGGCCTGTGGAAACGCGCCGAGCTGGAGGCGATCGTCATCCGCTTTGCCGGCGTTCTGCGGAGAATTGTCGTGGCGGTCGATCCGCCTGCGGGGCAGGGGGAAGCCTCCTGCTGCGGCATCGTGGTGGCGGGGCTGGAAGCCTCCGGCCGCGCCGTGGTGCTGGCGGATTGTTCGGTCGAGGGGAAAAGCCCGGCGGGCTGGGCGGGCGAGGTGGTCAAAACCTATCGTCGGTTTGCCGCCGACCGCGTGGTGGCCGAGGTGAACCAGGGCGGCGAGATGGTGGCGGCGGTGCTGAAAGGCATCGACGAGACGCTGCCGATCACCACGGTGCGTGCGACGCGCGGAAAATTCCTGCGCGCCGAACCGGTGGCGGCGCTCTACGAGCAGGGCCGCGTGGCGCATGCCGGGCGCTTTGCGGCGCTCGAGGACCAGATGTGCGATTTCGGCCCCGACGGGCTCTCCTCCGGCCGCTCGCCGGACCGGCTGGATGCGCTGGTCTGGGCGCTGACGGCGCTGCTTCTGGAGGGGCATGGCGAGCCGCGGGTGCGGGGGTTGTGA
- a CDS encoding ISAs1 family transposase produces the protein MEGFASLFGSVPDPRAANVRYPLNSVLFIGLAAVLCGAESCQDMADFGLSKHKLLKTVMPLPYGIPSHDVFSNVFRHLDPVAFEEVFARFAAAFAQSISGVIAIDGKAVRGAHKRGDKATPLHLVNIWAADNRMVIGQQLAPNRNEVKGVLDALACLSLEGCMVTADALHCRADTAKAILATGADYALALKSNQPGLLKPAGHLMEAADDPDRAETTDPRLHDRTETRRASIVEADGMDFPGIKAVARLESIRIEPDGRQTSHIRHFLLSRQVSATAFLKIARAHWTIENQLHWVLDVAFCEDAARNRKDHGPQNLSTLRKLALNLIRQHPDKASIRRKIKKAGWDDDFLISMIAHMR, from the coding sequence ATGGAAGGCTTTGCTTCGCTTTTTGGTTCGGTTCCAGACCCGCGGGCCGCCAATGTGCGTTACCCTTTGAACTCGGTCTTGTTCATCGGTCTGGCGGCGGTGCTGTGTGGTGCCGAGAGTTGTCAGGATATGGCCGACTTTGGCCTGTCCAAGCACAAGCTGCTCAAGACCGTCATGCCGCTGCCGTACGGGATTCCGAGCCATGATGTTTTCTCGAATGTTTTCAGGCACCTGGATCCGGTTGCCTTCGAGGAGGTGTTCGCCAGGTTCGCAGCCGCCTTCGCCCAGTCGATCTCCGGCGTCATCGCCATCGACGGCAAGGCGGTGCGCGGCGCCCACAAGCGCGGCGACAAGGCGACGCCGCTGCATCTGGTCAATATCTGGGCCGCCGACAACCGCATGGTCATCGGCCAGCAGCTTGCGCCAAACCGCAACGAGGTCAAGGGCGTGCTCGACGCGCTCGCCTGCCTGTCGCTTGAGGGCTGCATGGTCACCGCCGACGCGCTGCATTGCCGCGCCGACACGGCCAAAGCGATCCTGGCGACCGGCGCCGATTATGCGCTGGCGCTGAAGAGCAACCAGCCGGGACTGCTCAAGCCGGCCGGACATCTCATGGAGGCGGCTGACGATCCCGACCGTGCCGAAACCACGGATCCCAGGCTGCATGACCGGACCGAAACCCGCCGTGCAAGCATCGTCGAGGCGGACGGCATGGACTTCCCCGGCATCAAGGCGGTGGCCCGGCTGGAAAGCATCAGGATCGAGCCGGATGGCCGGCAAACCAGTCATATCCGGCACTTCCTGCTCTCCAGGCAGGTCTCCGCCACAGCCTTCCTGAAGATCGCCAGGGCGCACTGGACGATCGAGAACCAGTTGCATTGGGTCCTCGATGTGGCCTTCTGCGAGGATGCGGCGCGAAACCGCAAGGACCATGGGCCGCAAAACCTCTCGACACTCAGAAAACTCGCCCTCAACCTGATCCGCCAGCATCCCGACAAGGCATCCATAAGGCGCAAGATCAAGAAGGCCGGATGGGATGATGACTTCCTCATCTCCATGATCGCTCATATGCGATAG